One window of Micropterus dolomieu isolate WLL.071019.BEF.003 ecotype Adirondacks linkage group LG13, ASM2129224v1, whole genome shotgun sequence genomic DNA carries:
- the glis3 gene encoding zinc finger protein GLIS3 isoform X1: MSGQGCHLLVSPCNVSPSLSMIRGQQSQSIRIPMSSPQRASLSSSSGMEKVKTGTIHSFASGIQGGSHVVLPTLSLRRQVLTNVKHLNMPTASLQQQVPTHPPTTTVTTTIQTGLCSSTNSFKAGCSVYGPTMEVFGQPAAANLTVTSSPMTVVKGQRFTAGPAEPHPPSHPHSVQNPHTDARSLLSRESLASTTLSLFETQSMFSGRHEWSYGYRVLPPLGLPQGSTQASEGGEQLSLSPGTAMSGTTISGGTSTSASLPSYLFAGDVGSPRQSRAKKRALSMSPLSDVMGIDFTSIIRTSPTSLVAYINSSRSSPSSHPTLSPVQSDGYGHFLGVRGCYIPVAHPYSMPGSSQALAPETECGRMQMLEEGGGLASQMANMVVEQQCLPEEGGALETTSESCSQTTNNLLPHLQLQPAMLITVPEVATPQGPPPPYHSHQHIHLTRRHCKINPLSQDPLAQAPMVPPRHGVSFLPQVPMLEEEEGELDDYGAHCCRWLNCSAVYEQKEELVKHIEKLHVDQRKAEDFTCYWVGCPRNFKPFNARYKLLIHMRVHSGEKPNKCTFEGCKKAFSRLENLKIHLRSHTGEKPYLCQHPGCHKAFSNSSDRAKHQRTHLETKPYTCQVPGCAKRYTDPSSLRKHVKSHSTKERQLRKKMKSTAGVTQDTLTDCLTIHPLQLSLSPLARKDNNLKNPCASHESYSAAPQGQDSSSSPHLALLCSLQDDYSSSSGTSMGLAPPPASHILPMGRPCRTTEI; encoded by the exons ATGAGTGGACAGGGTTGTCACCTCCTGGTGTCCCCTTGCAATGTGTCCCCATCACTAAGCATGATCAGAGGACAGCAGTCGCAATCCATCAGGATACCTATGTCTTCCCCCCAACGGGCCAGTCTTAGTTCCTCCTCGGGCATGGAGAAAGTGAAAACAGGGACAATCCACTCCTTTGCTTCTGGGATACAGGGTGGAAGCCATGTTGTCCTGCCAACCCTGAGCCTCCGCAGACAGGTGTTGACCAAtgtgaaacatttaaacatgccGACTGCATCCCTACAGCAGCAAGTGCCTACTCATCCTCCAACCACAACAGTGACAACTACCATACAGACAGGGCTCTGCTCCTCTACCAACAGCTTCAAGG CAGGTTGCTCTGTGTATGGGCCTACCATGGAAGTATTTGGTCAGCCAGCTGCTGCTAACCTGACAGTAACCAGCAGTCCCATGACTGTTGTCAAAGGCCAACGGTTTACTGCGGGGCCTGCAGAACCACATCCTCCATCACATCCACATAGTGTGCAGAATCCCCACACTGATGCCAG ATCCTTACTGTCCAGAGAATCCCTGGCATCCACTACCCTTAGTCTGTTTGAAACACAGTCAATGTTTAGTGGCAGACATGAATGGTCATATGGCTACCGTGTGCTTCCTCCGTTGGGTCTACCTCAGGGCTCCACCCAGGCCAGCGAGGGAGGTGAGCAGCTCAGCCTTTCCCCTGGCACAGCCATGTCCGGCACGACCATATCAGGTGGCACCAGCACCTCTGCCTCTCTGCCCTCGTACCTCTTTGCAGGTGATGTTGGAAGCCCCAGACAGTCTCGAGCTAAGAAGAGGGCTCTCTCAATGTCGCCTTTGTCAGATGTCATGGGTATTGATTTCACCTCCATCATACGCACCTCACCTACCTCACTTGTGGCTTACATCAATAGTTCCCGCAGCTCTCCATCCTCCCACCCCACACTCTCACCTGTCCAGTCTGACGGTTATGGACACTTCCTGGGTGTAAGGGGTTGCTACATCCCCGTGGCCCATCCCTACAGTATGCCAGGCTCGTCACAGGCTCTGGCACCAGAGACAGAATGTGGCCGCATGCAGATGCTTGAAGAGGGAGGTGGTCTGGCAAGCCAGATGGCTAACATGGTGGTGGAGCAGCAATGCCTCCCAGAGGAAGGAGGGGCACTGGAGACGACTTCAGAGAGCTGCAGCCAAACCACCAACAACCTGCTGCCACATCTACAGTTACAGCCAGCCATGTTGATTACTGTCCCAGAAGTTGCTACTCCACAGGGGCCACCACCACCCTACCACTCACACCAGCACATCCACCTCACTAGACGACACTGCAAAATAAACCCCCTTTCTCAGGACCCTCTCGCACAGGCTCCCATGGTTCCTCCCAGGCATGGGGTGAGCTTTTTACCCCAGGTCCCAAtgctggaggaagaagaaggagagcTGGATGACTATGGGGCCCACTGCTGCAGGTGGCTGAACTGCAGTGCAGTCTATGAGCAAAAGGAGGAGCTGGTAAAGCACATAGAAAAGCTACATGTGGACCAGCGCAAGGCTGAGGATTTCACATGCTACTGGGTGGGCTGTCCACGCAACTTCAAGCCCTTCAATGCCCGATACAAGCTTCTTATCCACATGAGGGTCCATTCAGGAGAGAAACCCAACAAGTGCACG TTCGAGGGCTGCAAGAAGGCTTTCTCTCGGCTAGAAAATCTGAAGATCCACCTGCGTAGCCACACGGGGGAGAAACCCTACCTGTGTCAGCACCCAGGATGTCACAAGGCCTTCAGCAACTCAAGTGACAGAGCTAAACACCAGCGTACACACCTGGAAACA AAGCCATATACGTGCCAGGTGCCTGGCTGCGCAAAGCGTTACACTGATCCCAGCTCCTTGAGGAAACATGTGAAATCCCACTCTACTAAAGAACGACAGTTACGGAAGAAG ATGAAATCCACTGCTGGTGTGACCCAGGACACTCTGACAGACTGTTTAACCATCCATCCTCTGCAACTAAGCCTTTCTCCTCTGGCAAGGAAAGACAACAACTTGAAAAACCCTTGTGCATCTCATGAGTCATACTCTG CTGCTCCACAGGGACAAGACTCCTCCAGCAGTCCTCACCTGGCTCTGTTGTGCTCCTTACAAGATGACTACAG
- the glis3 gene encoding zinc finger protein GLIS3 isoform X2, which translates to MSGQGCHLLVSPCNVSPSLSMIRGQQSQSIRIPMSSPQRASLSSSSGMEKVKTGTIHSFASGIQGGSHVVLPTLSLRRQVLTNVKHLNMPTASLQQQVPTHPPTTTVTTTIQTGLCSSTNSFKAGCSVYGPTMEVFGQPAAANLTVTSSPMTVVKGQRFTAGPAEPHPPSHPHSVQNPHTDARSLLSRESLASTTLSLFETQSMFSGRHEWSYGYRVLPPLGLPQGSTQASEGGEQLSLSPGTAMSGTTISGGTSTSASLPSYLFAGDVGSPRQSRAKKRALSMSPLSDVMGIDFTSIIRTSPTSLVAYINSSRSSPSSHPTLSPVQSDGYGHFLGVRGCYIPVAHPYSMPGSSQALAPETECGRMQMLEEGGGLASQMANMVVEQQCLPEEGGALETTSESCSQTTNNLLPHLQLQPAMLITVPEVATPQGPPPPYHSHQHIHLTRRHCKINPLSQDPLAQAPMVPPRHGVSFLPQVPMLEEEEGELDDYGAHCCRWLNCSAVYEQKEELVKHIEKLHVDQRKAEDFTCYWVGCPRNFKPFNARYKLLIHMRVHSGEKPNKCTFEGCKKAFSRLENLKIHLRSHTGEKPYLCQHPGCHKAFSNSSDRAKHQRTHLETKPYTCQVPGCAKRYTDPSSLRKHVKSHSTKERQLRKKMKSTAGVTQDTLTDCLTIHPLQLSLSPLARKDNNLKNPCASHESYSDLGCGGQP; encoded by the exons ATGAGTGGACAGGGTTGTCACCTCCTGGTGTCCCCTTGCAATGTGTCCCCATCACTAAGCATGATCAGAGGACAGCAGTCGCAATCCATCAGGATACCTATGTCTTCCCCCCAACGGGCCAGTCTTAGTTCCTCCTCGGGCATGGAGAAAGTGAAAACAGGGACAATCCACTCCTTTGCTTCTGGGATACAGGGTGGAAGCCATGTTGTCCTGCCAACCCTGAGCCTCCGCAGACAGGTGTTGACCAAtgtgaaacatttaaacatgccGACTGCATCCCTACAGCAGCAAGTGCCTACTCATCCTCCAACCACAACAGTGACAACTACCATACAGACAGGGCTCTGCTCCTCTACCAACAGCTTCAAGG CAGGTTGCTCTGTGTATGGGCCTACCATGGAAGTATTTGGTCAGCCAGCTGCTGCTAACCTGACAGTAACCAGCAGTCCCATGACTGTTGTCAAAGGCCAACGGTTTACTGCGGGGCCTGCAGAACCACATCCTCCATCACATCCACATAGTGTGCAGAATCCCCACACTGATGCCAG ATCCTTACTGTCCAGAGAATCCCTGGCATCCACTACCCTTAGTCTGTTTGAAACACAGTCAATGTTTAGTGGCAGACATGAATGGTCATATGGCTACCGTGTGCTTCCTCCGTTGGGTCTACCTCAGGGCTCCACCCAGGCCAGCGAGGGAGGTGAGCAGCTCAGCCTTTCCCCTGGCACAGCCATGTCCGGCACGACCATATCAGGTGGCACCAGCACCTCTGCCTCTCTGCCCTCGTACCTCTTTGCAGGTGATGTTGGAAGCCCCAGACAGTCTCGAGCTAAGAAGAGGGCTCTCTCAATGTCGCCTTTGTCAGATGTCATGGGTATTGATTTCACCTCCATCATACGCACCTCACCTACCTCACTTGTGGCTTACATCAATAGTTCCCGCAGCTCTCCATCCTCCCACCCCACACTCTCACCTGTCCAGTCTGACGGTTATGGACACTTCCTGGGTGTAAGGGGTTGCTACATCCCCGTGGCCCATCCCTACAGTATGCCAGGCTCGTCACAGGCTCTGGCACCAGAGACAGAATGTGGCCGCATGCAGATGCTTGAAGAGGGAGGTGGTCTGGCAAGCCAGATGGCTAACATGGTGGTGGAGCAGCAATGCCTCCCAGAGGAAGGAGGGGCACTGGAGACGACTTCAGAGAGCTGCAGCCAAACCACCAACAACCTGCTGCCACATCTACAGTTACAGCCAGCCATGTTGATTACTGTCCCAGAAGTTGCTACTCCACAGGGGCCACCACCACCCTACCACTCACACCAGCACATCCACCTCACTAGACGACACTGCAAAATAAACCCCCTTTCTCAGGACCCTCTCGCACAGGCTCCCATGGTTCCTCCCAGGCATGGGGTGAGCTTTTTACCCCAGGTCCCAAtgctggaggaagaagaaggagagcTGGATGACTATGGGGCCCACTGCTGCAGGTGGCTGAACTGCAGTGCAGTCTATGAGCAAAAGGAGGAGCTGGTAAAGCACATAGAAAAGCTACATGTGGACCAGCGCAAGGCTGAGGATTTCACATGCTACTGGGTGGGCTGTCCACGCAACTTCAAGCCCTTCAATGCCCGATACAAGCTTCTTATCCACATGAGGGTCCATTCAGGAGAGAAACCCAACAAGTGCACG TTCGAGGGCTGCAAGAAGGCTTTCTCTCGGCTAGAAAATCTGAAGATCCACCTGCGTAGCCACACGGGGGAGAAACCCTACCTGTGTCAGCACCCAGGATGTCACAAGGCCTTCAGCAACTCAAGTGACAGAGCTAAACACCAGCGTACACACCTGGAAACA AAGCCATATACGTGCCAGGTGCCTGGCTGCGCAAAGCGTTACACTGATCCCAGCTCCTTGAGGAAACATGTGAAATCCCACTCTACTAAAGAACGACAGTTACGGAAGAAG ATGAAATCCACTGCTGGTGTGACCCAGGACACTCTGACAGACTGTTTAACCATCCATCCTCTGCAACTAAGCCTTTCTCCTCTGGCAAGGAAAGACAACAACTTGAAAAACCCTTGTGCATCTCATGAGTCATACTCTG ATTTAGGCTGTGGTGGACAGCCCTGA